A part of Tessaracoccus timonensis genomic DNA contains:
- the trpA gene encoding tryptophan synthase subunit alpha has product MAYPEHRLGKSGRIVARCLDEGRAATVGYFPVGYPDVERSMQAMEAIVEGTEGRGADMVEIGIPYSDPLMDGKVIQRAATHALQGGVRTRDVFRAAERVAQAGAMPLTMTYWNLIEAYGVDAFARDFANAGGGGVITPDLPADDCEEWMAATDAHGLDRIFLIAPSSTDERLVMTMQASRGWVYATSVMGVTGARQQTSEAAPRIVERARAADPTIPVGIGLGISNGQQAHETAAFADLVIVGSALIATIENATDFNSGLADLWALTGDIAAGGSKQ; this is encoded by the coding sequence ATGGCGTACCCAGAACACCGCCTCGGTAAGTCCGGGCGCATCGTCGCGCGCTGTCTCGACGAAGGCCGCGCGGCTACCGTCGGCTATTTCCCGGTTGGATATCCCGACGTCGAACGCTCCATGCAGGCGATGGAAGCCATCGTCGAAGGCACCGAAGGACGCGGCGCAGACATGGTGGAGATCGGCATCCCGTATTCCGACCCGCTGATGGATGGCAAAGTTATTCAGCGCGCCGCCACGCACGCATTGCAGGGTGGGGTACGCACCCGCGACGTGTTCCGCGCCGCCGAGCGCGTGGCGCAGGCAGGCGCCATGCCGCTCACGATGACCTACTGGAACCTCATCGAGGCCTACGGCGTCGACGCGTTCGCGCGTGACTTCGCCAACGCGGGCGGCGGGGGAGTTATCACCCCCGACTTGCCGGCCGACGATTGCGAAGAGTGGATGGCGGCCACCGACGCGCACGGCCTCGACCGCATCTTCCTCATTGCGCCGTCCTCCACCGACGAGCGCCTTGTGATGACGATGCAGGCCTCGCGCGGTTGGGTGTACGCGACGTCAGTGATGGGCGTCACGGGTGCACGTCAGCAGACGTCCGAAGCGGCGCCACGCATCGTCGAGCGGGCGCGAGCAGCGGACCCCACCATTCCGGTGGGCATCGGGCTCGGCATCTCGAACGGTCAGCAGGCGCACGAGACTGCCGCATTCGCCGACCTCGTGATCGTGGGCTCGGCGCTCATCGCCACGATCGAGAACGCGACAGATTTCAACTCCGGCCTGGCCGATTTGTGGGCGCTCACCGGCGATATCGCGGCGGGTGGGAGCAAGCAGTGA
- the trpB gene encoding tryptophan synthase subunit beta — protein sequence MTSLPDELGHFGRYGGKFVPEALQAALLELQQAFADAQADPSFGEELRRLQRDYSGRPTPVTLAKRFSEHAGNAEVYLKREDLNHTGAHKINNVLGQALLTKRMGKRRVIAETGAGQHGVATATAAALFGLECRVYMGEVDTQRQALNVARMQLLGAEVVAVAAGSRTLKDAMNEAMRDWVTTVDNTHYLIGTVSGPHPFPTMVREFQRVISTESRAQMLDRFGGLPTHVVACVGGGSNAIGQFYDFIDDDVALLGIEAGGDGVETGRHSATIGAGSPGVLHGTRTYVLQDEDGQTIESHSISAGLDYPGVGPEHAWLADSGRATYESVTDAEAMDAFKLLTQTEGIIPAIESAHALAGALRLGRRLAEEAPSTTPRILVCLSGRGDKDTSTAFDWFGLTGEPDLKVGA from the coding sequence GCCGACCCCAGCTTCGGTGAGGAGCTTCGTCGGCTCCAACGGGACTACTCTGGTCGCCCGACACCGGTCACCCTTGCCAAGCGCTTTTCCGAACACGCTGGCAACGCCGAGGTGTACCTCAAGCGCGAGGATCTGAACCACACCGGCGCGCATAAGATCAACAACGTGCTCGGGCAAGCGCTGCTCACCAAACGCATGGGCAAGCGTCGCGTGATCGCTGAAACTGGCGCTGGTCAGCACGGAGTCGCGACGGCCACCGCCGCCGCGCTGTTCGGGCTCGAATGCCGCGTGTACATGGGCGAGGTGGACACGCAGCGCCAAGCGCTCAACGTCGCGCGCATGCAGTTGCTCGGCGCCGAAGTGGTAGCCGTCGCCGCCGGTTCACGCACCTTGAAAGACGCCATGAACGAAGCCATGCGCGATTGGGTGACCACCGTCGATAACACCCATTACCTCATCGGCACCGTCAGCGGGCCGCATCCGTTCCCCACTATGGTGCGGGAGTTCCAGCGCGTCATCTCGACGGAATCCCGGGCGCAGATGCTGGACCGGTTCGGCGGCCTGCCCACCCACGTCGTCGCGTGCGTGGGGGGCGGATCCAACGCCATCGGCCAGTTCTACGATTTCATCGACGACGACGTCGCCCTGCTGGGTATTGAAGCCGGGGGAGACGGCGTCGAGACGGGCCGCCACTCCGCCACGATTGGCGCCGGCTCGCCCGGCGTGCTGCACGGCACCCGCACCTACGTGCTGCAAGACGAGGACGGCCAGACGATCGAATCGCACTCCATCTCCGCTGGCCTCGACTACCCAGGGGTTGGCCCAGAGCACGCGTGGCTCGCCGACTCCGGGCGCGCCACCTACGAATCGGTCACCGACGCCGAAGCGATGGACGCCTTCAAACTGCTCACCCAAACCGAGGGCATCATTCCGGCCATTGAGTCGGCGCACGCACTCGCCGGTGCGCTGCGCCTGGGTCGTCGGCTGGCTGAGGAGGCGCCGTCGACGACGCCCCGCATCCTGGTGTGTCTCTCGGGGCGAGGCGACAAGGACACATCGACCGCATTCGACTGGTTCGGGCTAACCGGCGAGCCCGACCTGAAGGTAGGTGCCTGA